In the Deltaproteobacteria bacterium genome, one interval contains:
- the secF gene encoding protein translocase subunit SecF yields the protein MELVKNTRIDFMSLKKYAFAVSAALTLLGLFGTVQVYRGQANLGIDLAGGTSMQLKFQKPIAMDEVRGILAKAGHKEATLQGVPGENILLIKLRAGANSEEKMVADPIVNLLKSSFPSNPFVVESVSEIGPAIGHKLRQDAALALAVSALAIIVYLAWRFEFKFGVAAAIATFHDIFAMVGIFYIFGIEKDLLFITALLTIGGYSLTDTVVVFDRIRENVRLRKKGTFSETINLSVNEVLSRTIVTSLTVFIATVSLLVFGGIVLHNFALALAIGILIGTYSSIFVASPVVALWRGEKMTEVKR from the coding sequence ATAGAGCTCGTCAAGAACACCCGGATCGACTTCATGTCATTGAAGAAATACGCTTTCGCCGTCTCCGCCGCCCTTACGCTCCTCGGGCTTTTCGGCACCGTGCAGGTGTATCGCGGGCAGGCGAACCTGGGAATCGACCTGGCCGGCGGCACCTCGATGCAGCTCAAGTTCCAGAAGCCGATCGCGATGGACGAGGTCCGGGGGATCCTGGCGAAGGCGGGACACAAGGAGGCGACGCTCCAGGGGGTGCCGGGCGAGAACATTCTCCTGATCAAGCTTCGGGCAGGCGCCAACTCCGAGGAGAAGATGGTCGCGGACCCCATCGTGAATCTGCTGAAGAGCTCCTTTCCGTCGAACCCGTTCGTCGTGGAGAGCGTCTCCGAGATCGGGCCGGCGATCGGGCACAAGCTTCGCCAGGACGCCGCGCTGGCCCTCGCGGTCTCGGCGCTGGCGATCATCGTGTACCTCGCCTGGCGGTTCGAATTCAAGTTCGGCGTGGCGGCGGCGATCGCGACCTTCCACGACATCTTCGCGATGGTCGGAATCTTCTACATCTTCGGCATCGAGAAGGACCTGCTGTTCATCACGGCGCTGCTGACCATCGGCGGCTACTCCCTGACGGATACGGTCGTCGTGTTCGACCGGATCCGGGAGAACGTCCGGCTCCGGAAGAAAGGAACGTTCTCCGAGACGATCAACCTCAGCGTGAACGAGGTCTTGAGCCGCACCATCGTCACCTCGCTGACCGTTTTCATCGCGACGGTCTCCCTGCTCGTCTTCGGCGGGATCGTGCTGCACAATTTCGCGCTGGCGCTGGCGATCGGAATCCTGATCGGCACCTACTCGTCCATCTTCGTCGCCAGTCCGGTGGTGGCCCTGTGGCGGGGCGAGAAGATGACCGAAGTGAAGAGGTGA